GGTCTGGAAAAGGCTAGGGCCATGGACCCACGCcgatgcctttttaaaatgccaCAGCTAAGCTCTGCTGCAGCGATGAATGACCCcgcgacagacagacagtgccAGGCAGATGCTCTGTTGTCCAAACAGAGAACAATATGTGAATAGGGTACAGTGACCAGCAACATTAAACTGCTGAATAACACAAGTATCTGAATGTGAGACAATGAGTCCATTCAATTAGTCTCATTACATGATGTTTACAAATCCACAGCCGCAGCATGTTTGTACGCTGACTCTATTGACCCCCCCGTTTCAGTCGAGCTCTGGTTATTCTACTGAGAAGTTTTATCTTTCAAACATTTCCTGTTCACTGTCCCACTTAGAACACATTTGCAGTCTTTATGGATGTTAATCTTATTAATGTCAATTCTTTTTTCCCTAAAAAGTGTGTATCTGATGTGATAATTCACATTGTTTAGTAacacaataaacacatgtttccttcttgttttttttacatatttcttaatgcttgttttcttttggaaaatgtttattttggcaatatttcctttttaaatgaaccTGGTATTACTAATGTagttttattaacttttttatCGTTTAGTAGTGAAGTTCATTGTTATTACTTGTTTCCAAAGTTtcacattttaacttttaaagatgtatttttatagTTTAATAGTTTGGATTTTATGAAGCATTTATGACTATGTGTCATAAAAGCTGAAATAgagaaatgaattcaaatctTTCTGTAGAGTATTCCCTAGTTATAATGATAATACACACACTTATGATGCATTATTACATAAAGTACTACTTTAAGTGGTTATTTGGTGTTCTACGGAAAAATAGTAATTATAGAACGTTTTATAATGCTGTATGATTATTgttataaaacattataaatgttGTCCTAATAACTATAATTAATCAGTGCTATAAGCAGACTGTAAGGCTTATAAGTTAGTGTATAATGCATTATGGACATGGGGTTCCCCCCCTTTTCACCTTAAATGATCAGCTCTGATGAGGCGGTTCTGTAACTGCTTTGTGAGTGGTTGATAGTAAACGTGGATTCAATCTCGTTGAACACTGTTTCAATATGTGcttgtgttgtgttgcaggtgCACAAGCAGCCAAGAAGTCTGGTATCCCAGCTCCTAGAGAAATCGCTTCTTCCATAACGAGAGACCGCATCTCTCTGAGGGACCAGCTCAGGAGCAATGCCACTAAGAAGATGGTTTCTAGTGCCAGCACCTCCAGCCTTTCCACTCTGGCAAAGCCCCCACGTAGTTCAGCCACAAAGTCCCGTGGAGATGCCGAGAGCCAGGAAAGGGGCTTACTGGAGACCCAGGTGAAAGAGCTGCTCGCTGAGGCCAAGGCCAAAGACATAGAGATCAGCAATCTCAGGATAGAGTTGCAGCGCTGCAAAAGTAAAGCCTCCACTGCTCCCTCTTCACCATCAAACAATTGTGTCGCCTGGGAAGAGCCTGCTGCCGATGGAGAGCAGGGACAGGTGTCGGAGGCGCTCGTGCTGGTTGGGGAACTGAGGGAGAAGAACGGGAAGTTTCAGAGAGAGCTGGCAGCGCTTAGGGAGGAGAACCAGACACTGAAAGAGAAGCTGCTGTTCTTAGAGGCCTCCCCTCTCTCTAGTACAAACACAAGCTCCCTGTCAAAGCCTTTGGTGAATGGTCTCCCCCCAGACTCCTTAGATCCACAGGACAGTCGCCCTTCTAATGCCAGCCCTCTGAAATCCTCCATCTCCTCTGGCTCTGACATCACCAAGGACTCACCATCACCCGACTCCTCGGAGTTTGAGAAGATCCCATCACGGTCAGAGTCAGAGAGCAGTGGCGTCAGCGGAGGGCAGGATGTGCAGAGGTTGACAGAACAGATCCACAAGATGGAGGAGAGCCACCACAGCACCGCGGAGGAGCTGCAGGCCACTCTGCAGGAGCTGGCCGACCAGCAGCAGGTGGTGCAGGAGCTGACGGCTGAGAACGAGCGCCTGGCCGAGGAGAAGCGCCTCCTGCAGACCTCACTCCAACAGCAGAGGGAGCGCATGGAGGTGCTGGTCCAAAAGAACGAGGCGCTCGCCGGCCGCCTCCAGGAGCAGGTCGAAGCTCAGgcacagagggaggaggagctgggCAGCCAGGGGCCCCGGCTGGCAGAGCTGGAGCAGAGGTACGGCGAGCTGGTGGAGAGCTCAAGCTTTGAACGGGAGAAGCTGGTAGACATCCAGCAGCAGCTTACAGGCAGCCTGcgggctctggaggaggagCACCAGGAGGCCCAGGGCCAGGTTCGCCTGGTCAGAGAGGAGATGGACAAGCTGCAGGCCCAGCTGGACAGAGAGCGTGAGGCTGGAGCTCAGGTAGCACTGGCTTCAGAGGAGCAGCGGGCCACAGCAGACTGTCTCAGACTGGAGAACAGTAGGCTGAAAGCGCAGGTGGACATTGAAAGGCAGAAGGCTGGGGATCTGAAGGCCCTGCAGAGTGCCAGTGACAGCAGTGAGGTGCAGAACCTTCTGAAAACAGCCCATACCGAAAGAGACAGGCTGGAGGTGGAGCTGACGGAGCTGAGGCAGGAGCTGCTACAGGCCCAGGCCGACACTGAGCATGTGCGAGCCACAATGAGCAAGGTAGGAGGGGTACAAGCTTATTCTATCATTACTGATTTATAGTATAGGATTACTATGCCtttgttatatatttacatgGTTCCCACGCATCATTAAAGaggcattaaataaatattctaaaataagaatttaatttgtattaaaatgccATTGTTTTCGTGGCATTgcaaaatctgaaaataattgGTAGCCTcgtttgaaaaagaaaaacattaaatacatgttgCATTAGCAGCAAACAGACATGGATATTGAGAAAAACcccattaaaaaatacatttggctCCAAATGGCAATCAAAAGTCTTACATTTAATTTGCCTTAACTTTCAAGAACAGAGCATTAATTTAAAGGATGGGCtaatgagtgagtgtgtttgtgtgaatgtgtgtttgagctGCATAGAATGATAAAACACACTTCATGCAAGTGAGAGagacaacataaataaataaatccactcCACTGTACCAACAGTTTGGTCAAAATAATGCCTTAATTCATTGAATTTGATGTAAAAATGTGCCGGTGAGACATGGAGCGCCTGGGGATCTTTAAAAGACCATCAAAGACCTTCCTGGGACTATTGACAAGCATTTAATCTTTATATGTACATCCTTAATAAGTATTTATCTCCCAACATGACATGTACTATTTGAAGACGAATCTGATCAGTCTATTTAATACGTGACATCTCTTCATTGGTTGGAGAATGTCACTGCCCAGTACAAACTATTTACACTTGGCTGCTTCCATTGTGGAGTGTGTACAAGCCATGACTTTAATTATATGTGATTCACCGTTGAAACGTTTTGTTATGTTAGTCAGAGCTCTTTGTCTTGAGTTTGACTACGTTTTTAGGAGTTCCCTAAAGAACAATCATCCACATTTACTgtagaattttttttaaaagcaaagagaTGTTCACTAGTTTAGAAACAGAAACAATACAATCCTTTTCAggaataaatttaaaaaagaccaACATGTTGTATCATTAGTCTGGCAATGGCAAATTATTGGAAGAAATTACTTAAGCCAGGCGACGATAACATTTGAATCATCCTTAGCTTTGTCACAACTTATTGAAAGTAACTTGACGACACTTATTTTCCAAAATGGTTCAAACCTGACCATTGAACAGTCTTTACAGCTGTTATTGGGGCCTTTACTTCACCATCACAGCACATTAACTAATGTCCCCTCAAATAGTTTTCATATGATTCTCTGTCATCACTTTGGTTTTCCCCTTAAACACCAACACCACAAAGGCTGGCGCTGTGTGGGTTTGAGGTCATGTTCGTGGTTGTTGACTCCAAATTTGAGGCGTGTCCCCGTTATTTGAGTGATGTCATTGCTGTTGGATTGTGACCGTGGTGCCAGCAGTAGGGTGGTCCACGAGTGTATGACCCTATGAGTCACGCTCATGTTCTCTGCCACATGGGTGTGAGGGTGAGGCCATTCCATAACTTCACACACGCACATCCTAATCCATCAGACCCACATGGTGTCCTGCAGAACTATATCACTTTCTTATTTTTAGTATACCATGCTCAGAGATCTGCTCTAGTGTCATTTCTCAGAATGACAGCGATCCACATGGTACACTGACTTCAGCTTCAGTGTAATTGGAAGTTAAAGCAATAAACATGTTTAGGCAGTCACATCCAATACAGACAGTACAGTAAAGTTTCAGTTCAATGAGTCACAGCCCCCACTCCTGTCAGTATTTACTCTGTGGCCAAATAGTCATTCGGTAAGCCCTGTGCTAATTTCTACAAGCATTTATTACCATTCACAACCatcaagatctacttttaaattattttctgagATTTTTATCAGCGATTTCATTAAATAGgacatatttttctcattttcaggttcatattagtactttgtgcctctactgggacatgtctccctgttttaaagttcaaaaagctctttatttttctcatactgctgcagcatctcttttcaccctctgtctgaaaccagagcccagtctgctctgattggttctctggccggctctgttgtgatcagtcaaccgtttagagatgtcccgccccttagcctatcatatacaatgtgttggagcgctagccaatagtaACGCGTGTGTTGCATGGTGATGTTATTATGTTATGGGAGTAGTCAAAACAGTCCAACGAGGCGTTCAGCaggtgtgtaggagagaaacttccCTGGTGTGAACTTGGAGATTATAGCCATGGCAgaccattaaaaaaataataacctat
This Eleginops maclovinus isolate JMC-PN-2008 ecotype Puerto Natales chromosome 11, JC_Emac_rtc_rv5, whole genome shotgun sequence DNA region includes the following protein-coding sequences:
- the specc1 gene encoding cytospin-B isoform X2 — protein: MGNQAGRPEETESGAQAAKKSGIPAPREIASSITRDRISLRDQLRSNATKKMVSSASTSSLSTLAKPPRSSATKSRGDAESQERGLLETQVKELLAEAKAKDIEISNLRIELQRCKSKASTAPSSPSNNCVAWEEPAADGEQGQVSEALVLVGELREKNGKFQRELAALREENQTLKEKLLFLEASPLSSTNTSSLSKPLVNGLPPDSLDPQDSRPSNASPLKSSISSGSDITKDSPSPDSSEFEKIPSRSESESSGVSGGQDVQRLTEQIHKMEESHHSTAEELQATLQELADQQQVVQELTAENERLAEEKRLLQTSLQQQRERMEVLVQKNEALAGRLQEQVEAQAQREEELGSQGPRLAELEQRYGELVESSSFEREKLVDIQQQLTGSLRALEEEHQEAQGQVRLVREEMDKLQAQLDREREAGAQVALASEEQRATADCLRLENSRLKAQVDIERQKAGDLKALQSASDSSEVQNLLKTAHTERDRLEVELTELRQELLQAQADTEHVRATMSKVEAKCQQVQERAERREQELGSRVTSLEEVEVHAENQVKELKETIFELEDQVEQQRAVNCHTKQAVLDMENLVKKMEEQKAEADRHTKVLSRQMKDEKEEWRRFQADLQTAVVVANDIKVEAQQELRTLRRQLQEEQDRSAKLSTDLEALQGVRSQGDEVRLSDSDINRQWCGISVIPTTPGDASGEADSEPGATVKSLIKSFDTVGQSGPSLTVQMHSSPRSLLSGIPVRTAPAAAVSPIQRHTYIKPLSKTLEKRINHGEFSLHHDKLSGCGEDLKPNSLMRKSPSLESVIKTPASFRSRTASFSYNRGNSKLSVERKDPLAALAREYGGSKRNALLKWCQKKTEGYPNIDVTNFSSSWSDGLAFCALLHTYLPAHIPYQELISQDKVRNLTLAFQAAESIGIKPSLDMEELMRTDRPDWQSVMQYVSQIYKYFET